The DNA region CGACCAGGACTCTCCGTGGCTCGCGTATCCCTTCGCGGGAAGCTGGCCAAGTTTGAGCAGTAGTTCGTCGCGGTGCGGCCCGACCAGCGTGACGCCCCGCTCGATCTCCTGCTTGCGGGCCTCCACGAGGGCGGCGATCAGCTGCTCGTACAGCTCCTCGCGCGCGTGGCCGACGATGCCCGGCGAGGAGGGTTTGTAGTCGAGCGTCACGGGGCCGCCGCCGGGCGCCAGCTGTTCGTACGCCTTGTCGGCCAGCGGCTGGAGCGCGGAGATCAGGTCGAGCCGCTGGGCGAGGAGCTCGGCGCCCGCGCGGGCGAGGTGCTGGTCCCACACGTCGAGCGTGGACAGGTCCATGGAGCGGCCGCCGTGGCGGCGGGCGAGGGCGGCCGACTTCAGGAGGGTGTTGCGCTGCTTGAGGACGCGGTCGTAGTCGGAGCGGACGCCCCCCATGCGCGGGGAGCGCGCGGTGATCAGCTCGTCGAGGAACCGCCGCCGCTCCCCGGGGTCGCCCTTGACCAGCGCCAGGTCCTCGGGCGCGAACAGGACTGTGCGCACGATGCCCAGGACGTCGCGGGGCTTGACCTGCGAGGACCTGTTGATGCGGGCGCGGTTGGCCTTGCCCGGGTTCAGTTCGAGCTCGATCAGCTGCTGGCGCTCGCCCTGTCGGACGGCGGCCCGGATGACGGCGCGGTCAGCGCCCATGCGGACCAGCGGGGCGTCCGAGGAGACCCGGTGGCTGCCGAGGCTGGCGAGGTAGCCGACGGCCTCGACGAGGTTCGTCTTGCCCTGGCCGTTGGGGCCCACGAACGCGGTGACGCCCGGGTCGAGCGGGACCTCGACCCGGGCGTACGAGCGGAAGTCGGCCAGCGACAGATGCGTGACGTGCATGGTGTGCGCCGACCTCCCCCGGCCTACTTCACGTGCTTTCGGTTCCGCACCGCCCCACAGGCTGTGGACAAGGAACCGTACGGGCTGTGGATCAGTGCTCGCTCTTGGACTCCACCGCGTGGCCCCCGAACTGGTTGCGCAGCGCGGCGATCATCTTCATCTGCGGGGAGTCCTCCTGGCGCGAGGCGAACCGGGCGAACAGGGACGCGGTGATCGCGGGCAGCGGCACGGCGTTGTCGATCGCCGCCTCCACCGTCCAGCGGCCCTCTCCGGAGTCCTGCGCGAAGCCGCGCAGCTTGTCCAGGTGCTCGTCGTCGTCAAGGGCGTTGACAGCGAGGTCCAGCAGCCAGGAACGGATGACCGTGCCCTCCTGCCAGGACCGGAAGACCTCACGGACGTCGGTGACCGAGTCCACGGCTTCCAGGAGCTCCCAGCCCTCGGCGTAGGCCTGCATCATCGCGTACTCGATGCCGTTGTGGACCATCTTCGCGAAGTGGCCCGCGCCGACCTTGCCCGCGTGCACCGAGCCGAAGTCGCCCTCCGGCTTGAGCGCGTCGAAGATCGGCTGCACCTTGGCGACGTTCTCCTTGTCGCCGCCGTACATCAGCGCGTAGCCGTTCTTGAGGCCCCAGACGCCGCCGGAGACGCCGCAGTCGACGAAGCCGATGCCCTTGGCCGCCAGCTCCTCGGCGTGCTTCTCGTCGTCCGTCCAGCGCGAGTTGCCGCCGTCCACGACGACGTCGCCGGGCTGCAGGAGCTCGCCGAGCTCGTCGATGGTGGACTGCGTCGCGGCTCCGGCCGGCACCATGACCCACACGACGCGCGGGCCCTTGAGCCTGCCCACAAGCTCTTCGAGGCTGTGGACGTCCGCGACGTCCGGGTTGCGGTCGTATCCGATGACGGTGTGGCCTGCGCGGCGAATGCGCTCGCGCATGTTGCCGCCCATCTTGCCGAGACCGACGAGACCGAGCTCCATCAGTGCGTTCCTAACTAGCGATGTGGCGTGACGGTACGTCGCCGCCGCTCGTCGTCGAGCGGCACACGCACCCGCGGCACTTTCGTACCCGCGTCCGAGCCTACGCCCGGACGCGGCCACACACCTGTGGGCTCAGCCGCTCAGACGTACGGGCATGATCAGGTACTTGTACGCGTCGTCCGCCTCGGCGTCGAGCGCGGGCTTGCCGCTCAGGAGCGCGGGCTTCGTGGACGTCGTGAACGAGAGCTGGGCGACCGGGGAGTCGATCGCGCTCAGGCCGTCGAGCAGGAACGTCGGGTTGAAGGCGATCGAGATGTCGTCGCCGTCGAGCTGGGCGTCGACCCTTTCCACAGCCTGTGCGTCGTCGCTGGAGCCGGCCTCCAGGATCAGCACGCCCTGCTCGAAGCTGAGGCGCACCGGGGTGTTGCGCTCGGCGACGAGGGCCACGCGCTTGACGGCCTCCACGAAGGGGGGCGTCTCGATGACCGCGACCGAGTTGAACTCCGTCGGGAACAGCGTGCGGTACTTCGGCAGGTCGCCCTCGAGCAGACGCGTGGTCGTGCGGCGGCCCGCGCCCTCGAAGCCGATCAGGCCCTCGCCCGCGCCGGAACCGGAGAGCGCCAGGGTGACCGTGTCGCCGCTCGTGAGGGCCTTGGCGGTGTCCTGGAGGGTCTTGGCGGGCACCAGGGCGACCGCGGACGCCTCCGGGTCCTCCGGCTTCCACAGGAACTCGCGGACCGCGAAGCGGTAGCGGTCGGTGGAGGCCAGGGTGACCTTGTCGCCCTCGATCTCGATCCGCACACCCGTGAGCACCGGGAGGGTGTCGTCGCGGCCCGCGGCGATCGCCACCTGGTTCGCGGCGGCCGCGAAGACCTCACCGGGGACCGTGCCGGTCGCCGTGGGCATCTGCGGCAGTGCCGGGTACTCCTCCACAGGGAGGGTGTGGAGTGTGAATCGCGAGGAGCCGCAGACCACCGTCGCCCGTACACCGTCTGTGGAGATCTCCACCGGGCGGTTGGGCAGGGCGCGGCAGATGTCGGCGAGCAGGCGGCCGGAGACGAGGACCGTGCCCTCCTCGTCGACCTCGGCGTCCACGGAGACGCGGGCCGAGACCTCGTAGTCGAAGCTGGACAGGGAGAGAGCGCCCTCCTCGGCCTTCAGCAGCAGGCCCGCGAGGACGGGCGCTGGCGGCCGAGCCGGGAGGCTGCGTGCCGCCCACGCCACCGCCTCCGCGAGTACGTCGCGTTCCACCCGGATCTTCACTTAGCCGCCCTCCTGCTGTTGCTGGCACTGGGGACCAGTCTGACGCACCGCACTGACAGCTGGTGCCCGTCGGGGTCAAGTCGTGCCGAGAGGTCGCGGAGGGCCGAGCCGAGAGTTGTGCACAGCCCCAACTTCGAAACGGATTCCCAGGTGACTCTAGGGGGCAGTAGTAGTAGGGCCTGTGGAAACCGTGGATAACCGCGAATGCGCAGGTCAGCGCCCATTTTTTGTCCACGGGCCCTGTGGGCGGCAGCGGTGGACAACCCGGTGGATCTGTGGACGGGCGAAAGTTCTGCACACCCGATGCACAGGAGGCGGGTACTTCTCCCCAGCCCTGTCCCCAGCTTTACCCAGCTTCCCCACAGGCCAACCCGGCACCTTTGTGTGACGCCTTTCACTCGTCCCGGTGAGAGGGCGCGTCGCATTGCCGAACAGTGGACAGCCCTGTGGGGAAGCTGGGGAAAGCTGGGGACAACCGGGCCGAGCCTGTGGGCCGCCGGTGGACAACTCCGGATCGGCCCTGTGGACGCGATCTTCATCCACAGTCTGTGGAGAGTCTTCGTCCACGAATCCACAACCGCCTGACCTGGCCTGATGATCAATCAGCAGAGTCCCCTGTGGACACGATCTGGACAACTCTCCAGTCCCCAGGGTGTGGAAGGCGCAAAGGCCACAGATCTGTGGAGAACGTCCTCAGCACGAGACATATTCGAACGGAAGATGTCGGGAAGGTCGCGGCCGGGACGGGCTTTCCGTTGTGCACAGCTGTGGGTACGCGCGCGTAGGCGGGCTTCCTTCCCGTGTGCGGGCAGCCTGGGCGTGCGTGGGCGGGCAGTCTGGGCACGCGCGCGTGGACAACGAGAAGGGCGCTCCGGGATGTGCTCCGGAGCGCCCTGAGGCTGCGTAAGGCCTCGGTTGTCAGCCGTTCTTGATGCGGTTGGTCAGCTCGGTGACCTGGTTGTAGATGGAGCGGCGCTCGGCCATCAGCGCGCGGATCTTGCGGTCGGCGTGCATGACGGTCGTGTGGTCGCGGCCGCCGAACTGCGCGCCGATCTTGGGCAGCGACAGGTCGGTCAGCTCCCGGCAGAGGTACATGGCGATCTGGCGTGCCGTCACCAGGACCCGGCTGCGCGAGGATCCGCACAGGTCGTCCACCGTGAGGCCGAAGTAGTCCGCGGTCGCCGCCATGATGGCCGTCGCCGTGATCTCCGGGGCCGCGTCCTCGCCGCCGGGGATCAGGTCCTTGAGGACGATCTCGGTGAGGCCGAGGTCCACCGGCTGCCGGTTGAGCGAGGCGAACGCCGTGACCCGGATCAGCGCGCCCTCCAGCTCGCGGATGTTGCGCGAGATGCGGGACGCGATGAACTCAAGGACCTCCGGCGGGGCGTTGAGCTGCTCCTGCACCGCCTTCTTACGGAGGATCGCGATACGCGTCTCCAGCTCCGGCGGCTGGACGTCGGTGATCAGACCCCACTCGAAGCGGTTGCGCAGCCGGTCCTCCAGCGTCACCAGCTGCTTGGGCGGCCGGTCGCTGGACAGCACGATCTGCTTGTTCGCGTTGTGGAGCGTGTTGAAGGTGTGGAAGAACTCCTCCTGCGTCGACTCCTTGTCCGCGAGGAACTGGATGTCGTCGACCAGCAGGATGTCCATCTCGCGGTACCGCTTGCGAAAGCTGTCGCCCTTGCCGTCGCGGATGGAGTTGATGAACTCGTTGGTGAACTCCTCGGAGCTCACGTAGCGCACGCGCGTGCCGGGGTACAGGCTGCGGGCGTAGTGCCCGATGGCGTGCAGCAGATGCGTTTTGCCGAGCCCCGACTCCCCGTAGATGAACAGCGGGTTGTACGCCTTGGCCGGTGCCTCGGCCACCGCGACCGCGGCCGCGTGCGCGAACCGGTTCGAGGCGCCGATGACGAAGGTGTCGAAGAGGTACTTCGGGTTCAGGCGCGCGGTGGGCTCACCGGGACCCGTCGCCGGCGCGGGCTGGGCGGCCAGCGGCCCCGGCGCGCCGCTCGACGCGGGCAGCGGGGTGCCGCCGCGGCCCACGGGGCCCGCGGGACCGCCGTGCCCGCCCTGTCCCCCGTGCCGCCCCGTGCCGCCGTGCTCGCCGGAGCCCGCGCCGCCGGACGGCTCGGGCATCCCGTGCCGCTCCCTGCGGTCGTGCTGGTCGTGCCGGTCCTGCTGGGGACGGTCCGGGAGCTGCTGGTCGTAGGGCCCGCGGTCCTGCGGCGGCTGCGGGCGGTAGTCGTGCTGGGGCTGCTGGGGCGGGCTCGCGTACGGGTCGCGCTCGGGGTAGCCGAGGCGGGGCTGCTGCCAGCCGTAGTCGTCCTGGGGCTGCTGGGGCCAGGCGCCGGGGCGCTGGTAGTCCGGGTAGGCGGGGCGGGCCGTCGGCAGCTGGTCGGGGCGGCCGCCGTGCTCGTCGCCGGGGTGGCGGCCATAGCCGTCGTAGGTGTCATGCCCCTGACTGGAGGAGGTCGGCTCCTGGTCCTCGTACCGCGGCGGGCGCTCCTCGTACCGGGAGGACTGGTGGGAGGGCTGGTCCTCGTACCGGGACGGCTGCTCGTCGTACCGCGGCTGCTGCCGGGGCTGCTGCTGGACGGGGGGTGCCGGTGGGGTCGGCTCGCCCACGGAGTCGTCGACCGTGATCGCGATGCGGATCGGGCGGCCGCACTCGCGGCTCAGCGTCTCGCTGACGACCGGGGCGAGACGGCCCTCCAGGACGCCCTTGGCGAACTCGTTCGGCACCGCGAGAAGGGCGGTGTCGGCGACGAGGGCCAGCGGCTGGCACCGTTTGATCCAGTGCTCGTCCTTCGCCTCGACCCCTTGCCCCCGTCCCTCTCCGAGAAGTTGTTCCAGAACCCGTGGCCACACTGCGGCAAGATCGGCAGGTACGTCAGCCACAGGGCACGCTCTCTCACAGGTCCCACGAAGGTGTGGTTCTTGGGACGGGTAGGGACGGAAGTCGACAGGGGCGGGGGGAAGGGAACGAAACGGAGTTCAGCCACGGTAGTCAGGGCGACGGGTGCGGTTCAAGTTGTTGTCCACAGGCTGTGCACAGTGTCTCTCCATGGCGGCTGGTTTGACCGGATGGCGTAGCCCCGCGTACCGTAACCAGGTCGAGTTGTCGATGGCTGCTGCCGCCTGCCTCCGATGGGCAAAGATCACGATCTGTGATTGTGAAGCGGTGCACTCGGTGCGTATACGCGAGCTTCTCGTGGGCGCACGGTGACAGCCAGGCGATGCCCCGCCACCACACACATCATTTCTGGAGCCCCCGAGTGAGCAAGCGCACCTTCCAGCCGAACAACCGTCGTCGCGCGAAGACCCACGGCTTCCGGCTGCGGATGCGCACCCGTGCCGGCCGCGCCGTCCTGGCGTCCCGCCGTAGCAAGGGTCGCGCCCGCCTGTCCGCCTAAGCGCATTAGGTCATGACGTCGTGCTGCCTACCGAGCATCGGCTGAGGCGGCGCGAAGACTTCGCGACCGCGGTACGACGGGGTCGTCGGGCCGGACGCCCGCTTCTCGTCGTCCACCTACGCAGCGGTGCAACGGACCCGCACGTGTCGGGGGAGAGCCTTCCCCCGACACGTGCGGGTTTCGTCGTGAGCAAGGCCGTGGGTGGAGCCGTCGTCCGCACCGCGGTCAAGCGCAGACTCCGCCATCTCATGCGCGACCGACTGGCCTCGTTGCCCCCCGGTAGCCTGGTAGTCGTACGAGCGTTGCCCGGCGCGGGCGATGCCGACCATGCACAGCTGGCCCGAGACCTGGATGCCGCCCTGGAGCGGCTGCTGGGAGGGGGCGCGCGATGAAGTACCCGCTGCTGGCGCTGATCAAGCTGTACCAGTGGACGATCAGTCCGCTCCTCGGCCCAGTCTGCAAGTACTACCCGTCGTGCTCCCACTACGGCTATCTGTCCATCGATCGGCACGGCGCGATCAAGGGCACAGCGCTCACTGCCTGGCGCATCCTGCGGTGCAATCCGTGGTCGCTCGGCGGTGTCGATCATGTACCCCCGCGCAAGCGCCCGCGGTGGCACGAGATGCTGCGCGCCGCCTGGCGCGAACGCAAGGGCGGGCCCTCCGCCGCTGGCGTGCCGTCCGGAGACCTTCCCCCGGCTCCCACGAGCCCGGCCGCCGAGACCCCGTCCCATGCTCAAGGAGCTTGATTAGTGGACACGATTGCCGGTTTCTTCAGCTTCATCACGACACCCGTCTCCTGGGTCATCGTGCAGTTCCACAAGCTGTACGGTGCGATCTTCGGCCCCGATACGGGCTGGGCCTGGGGCCTGTCGATCGTGTCTCTGGTGATCCTGATCCGCATCTGCTTGATCCCGCTCTTCGTGAAGCAGATCAAGGCGACCCGGGCCATGCAGACGCTGCAGCCTGAGATGAAGAAGATCCAGGAACGCTACAAGAGCGACAAGCAGCGTCAGTCCGAAGAGATGATGAAGCTGTACAAGGAGTCGGGCACCAACCCGCTCTCCTCGTGCCTTCCCATCCTGGCGCAGTCCCCGTTCTTCTTCGCGCTGTACCACGTGCTGAACGGCATCGCGTCGAACAAGAAGGTCGGTGTCATCGACCAGCAGCTGCTCGACAGCGCTCGTGACGCCCACATCTTCGGTGCCCCGCTCGCGGTGAAGTTCACGGACAGCGCCGACAAGGTCGCCTCCCTCGGTGCCTCGCTGACCGACGTCCGCGTCGTGACCGCGCTCATGATCATCCTGATGTCGGCGTCGCAGTTCTTCACCCAGCGTCAGCTGATGACGAAGAACGTGGACACGACGGTGAAGACGCCGTTCATGCAGCAGCAGAAGATGCTGATGTACGTCTTCCCCGTCATGTTCGCCGTCTTCGGCATCAACTTCCCCGTCGGTGTCCTCGTCTACTGGCTGACCACCAACGTGTGGACCATGGGCCAGCAGATGTACGTGATCCGCCAGAACCCGACGCCGGGCTCCAAGGCCCAGGCGGCGTATCTGGAGCGCCTGCAGAAGCACGTCACGGAGGCCAAGAAGACCCGCGGCCGTGGCCAGGCCCGCGCCATCAAGGCCATCGTCGCCAAGGGGCGCGACCGCAACGAGTACGAGCGCAAGTTCATCAACGGCCTGAACAAGGCCGGCCTCGCGGCTCAGGCCGACGGCACGGTCGTGGTCAGCGACACCGTGGCCACCACCGAGGACGGCACCCCGGCCGCCGGTGGCGCGCCCAAGCGGCAGCAGCCCAAGCGCCAGAGCAAGGCCAAGCGCCAGGCCGGTCCGACCGCCGGAACCGCGAAGACGGACGCGGAGCCCAAGCCCTCGCTGACCAAGTCCGAGGACGGCTCCGCCGGCCAGGCCGCCAAGGCCGCGAACAAGTCCGGTGAACCCAAGGACGCCGCGGCCAAGGACGCGGGGAACAAGGGCAAGTCCGGCGCCTCCGGTCAGCAGCCCGGCCAGGGCACCCGCAGCAAAGCCAAGTCCGGGCAGCGCAAGGGCCAGCAGCGGCCCAAGCACCCGTCCAAGAAGTAGAAGGAGTCCATCCCGTGACGGAAGGCACCACCACCTCCGCCGCTGCTGAGGCAGGCGACACCATGACCCGCCTCGAGCAGGAGGGGGAGATCGCGGCGGACTACCTCGAGGGTCTGCTGGACATCGCCGACCTCGACGGCGACATCGACATGGACGTCGAGGCCGACCGCGCCGCCGTGTCGATCATCAGCGACACCGGCAGCCGTGACCTGCAGAAGCTGGTCGGCCGCGACGGTGAGGTCCTGGAGGCGCTCCAGGAGCTGACCCGGCTCGCGGTGCACCGCGAGACCGGCGACCGCAGCCGCCTCATGCTGGACATCGCGGGCCACCGTGCGAAGAAGCGTGAGGAGCTCTCCGAGCTCGGCGCCAAAGCCGCGGCCGACGTGAAGAGCTCCGGCGAGCCGGTGAAGCTCAAGCCGATGACGCCCTTCGAGCGCAAGGTCGTGCATGATGCGGTCAAGGCCGCCGGCCTGCGCAGCGAATCCGAGGGCGAGGAGCCCCAGCGCTTCGTCGTGGTCCTCCCCGCCTGATCACACGCGTTTTCCCCGGCCCCGTCTGTTCGCAGGCGGGGCCGGTCTTTGTCAGCCTGATAGTCAGCGAACCCAGTGCGGTACGGAAGGACGGTCCCCGTGACGGAGGCAGCGGAGCTCCCCCCGGCGCCGGAGCAGGCGCGGACAGTTTTCGGTGAGCGGTTCCCCGATGCGGTCCGTTATGCGGAGTTGCTGGCCGAGACGGGCGTGCAGCGCGGCCTGATCGGCCCCCGTGAGGTTCCCCGGCTGTGGGAGCGGCACCTGCTGAACTGCGCGGTGCTGTCCGAGGTGGTCCCCGAGGGTGTGACGGTGTGCGACGTGGGCTCCGGCGCCGGGCTCCCCGGCATCCCGCTCGCTCTGGTCCGGGAGGACCTGAAGATCACGCTGCTTGAGCCGCTGCTGCGCCGCACGAACTTCCTGACCGAGGTGGTCGAGCTGCTCGGGCTCGACCATGTGACGGTCGTCCGGGGCCGCGCCGAGGAAGTCCTCGGCAAGCTGCCGCCCGTTCATGTGGTGACGGCACGGGCCGTCGCCCCGCTGGACCGGCTCGCTGGCTGGGGTGTGCCGCTGCTGCGTCCGTACGGCGAGATGCTGGCCCTCAAGGGCGACACCGCTGAGGAAGAGGTCAAGGCAG from Streptomyces flavofungini includes:
- the recF gene encoding DNA replication/repair protein RecF (All proteins in this family for which functions are known are DNA-binding proteins that assist the filamentation of RecA onto DNA for the initiation of recombination or recombinational repair.): MHVTHLSLADFRSYARVEVPLDPGVTAFVGPNGQGKTNLVEAVGYLASLGSHRVSSDAPLVRMGADRAVIRAAVRQGERQQLIELELNPGKANRARINRSSQVKPRDVLGIVRTVLFAPEDLALVKGDPGERRRFLDELITARSPRMGGVRSDYDRVLKQRNTLLKSAALARRHGGRSMDLSTLDVWDQHLARAGAELLAQRLDLISALQPLADKAYEQLAPGGGPVTLDYKPSSPGIVGHAREELYEQLIAALVEARKQEIERGVTLVGPHRDELLLKLGQLPAKGYASHGESWSYALALRLASYDLLRAEGNEPVLVLDDVFAELDARRRERLAELVAPGEQVLVTAAVDDDVPDVLAGVRYAVAEGAVERV
- the gnd gene encoding phosphogluconate dehydrogenase (NAD(+)-dependent, decarboxylating), whose amino-acid sequence is MAASGRRLGRGYESAAGACAARRRAAATYRHATSLVRNALMELGLVGLGKMGGNMRERIRRAGHTVIGYDRNPDVADVHSLEELVGRLKGPRVVWVMVPAGAATQSTIDELGELLQPGDVVVDGGNSRWTDDEKHAEELAAKGIGFVDCGVSGGVWGLKNGYALMYGGDKENVAKVQPIFDALKPEGDFGSVHAGKVGAGHFAKMVHNGIEYAMMQAYAEGWELLEAVDSVTDVREVFRSWQEGTVIRSWLLDLAVNALDDDEHLDKLRGFAQDSGEGRWTVEAAIDNAVPLPAITASLFARFASRQEDSPQMKMIAALRNQFGGHAVESKSEH
- the dnaN gene encoding DNA polymerase III subunit beta is translated as MKIRVERDVLAEAVAWAARSLPARPPAPVLAGLLLKAEEGALSLSSFDYEVSARVSVDAEVDEEGTVLVSGRLLADICRALPNRPVEISTDGVRATVVCGSSRFTLHTLPVEEYPALPQMPTATGTVPGEVFAAAANQVAIAAGRDDTLPVLTGVRIEIEGDKVTLASTDRYRFAVREFLWKPEDPEASAVALVPAKTLQDTAKALTSGDTVTLALSGSGAGEGLIGFEGAGRRTTTRLLEGDLPKYRTLFPTEFNSVAVIETPPFVEAVKRVALVAERNTPVRLSFEQGVLILEAGSSDDAQAVERVDAQLDGDDISIAFNPTFLLDGLSAIDSPVAQLSFTTSTKPALLSGKPALDAEADDAYKYLIMPVRLSG
- the dnaA gene encoding chromosomal replication initiator protein DnaA encodes the protein MADVPADLAAVWPRVLEQLLGEGRGQGVEAKDEHWIKRCQPLALVADTALLAVPNEFAKGVLEGRLAPVVSETLSRECGRPIRIAITVDDSVGEPTPPAPPVQQQPRQQPRYDEQPSRYEDQPSHQSSRYEERPPRYEDQEPTSSSQGHDTYDGYGRHPGDEHGGRPDQLPTARPAYPDYQRPGAWPQQPQDDYGWQQPRLGYPERDPYASPPQQPQHDYRPQPPQDRGPYDQQLPDRPQQDRHDQHDRRERHGMPEPSGGAGSGEHGGTGRHGGQGGHGGPAGPVGRGGTPLPASSGAPGPLAAQPAPATGPGEPTARLNPKYLFDTFVIGASNRFAHAAAVAVAEAPAKAYNPLFIYGESGLGKTHLLHAIGHYARSLYPGTRVRYVSSEEFTNEFINSIRDGKGDSFRKRYREMDILLVDDIQFLADKESTQEEFFHTFNTLHNANKQIVLSSDRPPKQLVTLEDRLRNRFEWGLITDVQPPELETRIAILRKKAVQEQLNAPPEVLEFIASRISRNIRELEGALIRVTAFASLNRQPVDLGLTEIVLKDLIPGGEDAAPEITATAIMAATADYFGLTVDDLCGSSRSRVLVTARQIAMYLCRELTDLSLPKIGAQFGGRDHTTVMHADRKIRALMAERRSIYNQVTELTNRIKNG
- the rpmH gene encoding 50S ribosomal protein L34; translated protein: MSKRTFQPNNRRRAKTHGFRLRMRTRAGRAVLASRRSKGRARLSA
- the rnpA gene encoding ribonuclease P protein component translates to MLPTEHRLRRREDFATAVRRGRRAGRPLLVVHLRSGATDPHVSGESLPPTRAGFVVSKAVGGAVVRTAVKRRLRHLMRDRLASLPPGSLVVVRALPGAGDADHAQLARDLDAALERLLGGGAR
- the yidD gene encoding membrane protein insertion efficiency factor YidD, producing the protein MKYPLLALIKLYQWTISPLLGPVCKYYPSCSHYGYLSIDRHGAIKGTALTAWRILRCNPWSLGGVDHVPPRKRPRWHEMLRAAWRERKGGPSAAGVPSGDLPPAPTSPAAETPSHAQGA
- the yidC gene encoding membrane protein insertase YidC, giving the protein MDTIAGFFSFITTPVSWVIVQFHKLYGAIFGPDTGWAWGLSIVSLVILIRICLIPLFVKQIKATRAMQTLQPEMKKIQERYKSDKQRQSEEMMKLYKESGTNPLSSCLPILAQSPFFFALYHVLNGIASNKKVGVIDQQLLDSARDAHIFGAPLAVKFTDSADKVASLGASLTDVRVVTALMIILMSASQFFTQRQLMTKNVDTTVKTPFMQQQKMLMYVFPVMFAVFGINFPVGVLVYWLTTNVWTMGQQMYVIRQNPTPGSKAQAAYLERLQKHVTEAKKTRGRGQARAIKAIVAKGRDRNEYERKFINGLNKAGLAAQADGTVVVSDTVATTEDGTPAAGGAPKRQQPKRQSKAKRQAGPTAGTAKTDAEPKPSLTKSEDGSAGQAAKAANKSGEPKDAAAKDAGNKGKSGASGQQPGQGTRSKAKSGQRKGQQRPKHPSKK
- a CDS encoding protein jag; amino-acid sequence: MTEGTTTSAAAEAGDTMTRLEQEGEIAADYLEGLLDIADLDGDIDMDVEADRAAVSIISDTGSRDLQKLVGRDGEVLEALQELTRLAVHRETGDRSRLMLDIAGHRAKKREELSELGAKAAADVKSSGEPVKLKPMTPFERKVVHDAVKAAGLRSESEGEEPQRFVVVLPA
- the rsmG gene encoding 16S rRNA (guanine(527)-N(7))-methyltransferase RsmG, whose amino-acid sequence is MTEAAELPPAPEQARTVFGERFPDAVRYAELLAETGVQRGLIGPREVPRLWERHLLNCAVLSEVVPEGVTVCDVGSGAGLPGIPLALVREDLKITLLEPLLRRTNFLTEVVELLGLDHVTVVRGRAEEVLGKLPPVHVVTARAVAPLDRLAGWGVPLLRPYGEMLALKGDTAEEEVKAAGAALSKLGAESVSVVQVGEGVVDPLSTVVRVEVGESPGGVRFAAKRAKAARVGRTRRRR